A single genomic interval of Spirosoma taeanense harbors:
- the metK gene encoding methionine adenosyltransferase has product MPYLFTSESVSEGHPDKVADQISDALIDNFLAFDPSSKVACETLVTTGQVVLAGEIKTDTYLDVQKITRDVIRKIGYTKSEYMFEANSCGIFSALHDQSADINQGVDRKVDSEDFETRANAQGAGDQGMMFGYATNETDNYMPLPLDLAHAILREMSHIRNNESHLMPYLRPDAKSQVTIEYSDDHQPIRIDTIVVSTQHDDFADDDTMLKKIKEDIINIVIPRVKAAQKPELHSLFTDDITYYINPTGKFVIGGPHGDTGLTGRKIIVDTYGGKGAHGGGAFSGKDPSKVDRSAAYATRHIAKNMVAAGLCDQVLVQVSYAIGVAQPCGLYVNTYGSAKVDMHDGEIAEKISQIFDMRPYAIEQRLKLRNPIYSETAAYGHMGRKNEIVKKTFGSNGHSKEVEVELFTWEKLDFVDKIKEAFGL; this is encoded by the coding sequence ATGCCTTATCTTTTCACTTCCGAGTCCGTTTCTGAGGGACATCCTGATAAAGTCGCCGACCAAATCTCCGACGCACTGATTGATAATTTTCTGGCATTTGACCCATCCAGTAAGGTAGCCTGCGAAACGCTGGTAACCACTGGTCAGGTGGTGCTGGCTGGTGAAATTAAAACGGATACGTACTTAGACGTTCAGAAGATCACCCGCGATGTAATTCGCAAAATTGGCTATACCAAAAGCGAGTATATGTTCGAGGCTAATTCATGCGGGATTTTCTCGGCCCTGCATGACCAGTCGGCGGATATTAACCAGGGGGTTGATCGGAAAGTCGACAGCGAAGATTTTGAAACCCGGGCGAATGCTCAGGGTGCCGGCGATCAGGGTATGATGTTTGGTTACGCAACTAACGAAACCGATAATTATATGCCCCTGCCGCTGGATCTGGCTCATGCCATCCTGCGCGAAATGTCTCATATTCGCAATAACGAAAGTCACCTGATGCCTTACCTGCGGCCTGATGCCAAATCGCAGGTAACCATTGAGTATTCAGACGACCATCAGCCTATTCGCATTGATACAATCGTTGTTTCTACGCAGCACGACGATTTTGCTGATGACGACACGATGCTGAAGAAAATCAAGGAAGATATTATCAATATCGTGATTCCCCGGGTGAAGGCCGCTCAGAAGCCTGAGTTGCATAGCCTGTTTACGGACGATATTACGTATTACATCAACCCAACGGGTAAATTCGTGATTGGCGGTCCCCACGGTGATACGGGCCTGACCGGACGTAAGATTATCGTGGATACCTACGGCGGCAAAGGTGCCCACGGCGGTGGCGCTTTCTCGGGTAAAGACCCATCGAAGGTAGACCGGTCGGCTGCCTACGCAACGCGCCACATTGCTAAGAATATGGTAGCCGCTGGTTTGTGCGATCAGGTGCTGGTACAGGTTTCTTACGCTATTGGAGTTGCGCAGCCCTGTGGTCTGTATGTCAATACGTATGGTTCAGCTAAGGTTGATATGCACGACGGCGAAATTGCTGAGAAAATCAGCCAGATTTTCGATATGCGACCCTATGCCATTGAGCAGCGGCTGAAGTTACGTAATCCAATCTATTCCGAAACGGCCGCTTATGGGCACATGGGCCGTAAGAACGAGATCGTGAAAAAAACCTTTGGTTCAAACGGTCACAGCAAAGAGGTTGAGGTAGAATTGTTTACCTGGGAGAAGCTGGATTTCGTCGATAAAATTAAAGAAGCCTTTGGGCTGTAA
- a CDS encoding HPF/RaiA family ribosome-associated protein, giving the protein MRLQMHAVHFTADQSLLDFIQAKLNKLDTFHDRIIGGEVFLRLDGADSNRVKEKIVEVRLTIPGKELFVKEHDKSFESATDRVLDVLKDKLVRCKQKRNDFSSPAITEAKSRITEDEVFEPDEL; this is encoded by the coding sequence ATTTCACGGCAGATCAGAGCCTGTTAGATTTTATCCAGGCTAAACTGAACAAATTGGACACCTTCCACGACCGTATTATTGGCGGTGAGGTGTTTTTAAGGCTGGACGGAGCCGACTCGAATCGAGTTAAAGAAAAAATCGTCGAAGTTCGTCTTACGATCCCCGGCAAAGAGTTGTTCGTGAAAGAACACGACAAAAGTTTCGAAAGCGCAACCGACCGGGTACTTGACGTTCTGAAAGACAAACTCGTTCGCTGCAAACAGAAGCGAAACGACTTTTCCAGCCCGGCTATTACGGAGGCTAAATCCAGAATAACAGAAGATGAGGTTTTTGAACCCGATGAGTTATAA
- a CDS encoding two-component regulator propeller domain-containing protein gives MKRYVMAVRGRQVSKDLRFSTPDHITNQLFAVGLLLLFLLGVLPFQGLNAQQTDNYFEHLSVQNGLSHNSINCIHQDREGFLWFGTYDGLNKHDGYNFTVFQPDPANPNHSFQSNKVTGLCEDHTGRLWAVTEGGGLHEVDKRTGRVTPHPVRVKNASRWNNQLFVCEDRQGILWISAYGGLIAYNPGKRHFRLYPSPKNEVPVKRAFEDHQNRLWVSTGQGLYQFNRQTGRFTPLYLDSPAASQPTFNAFYLDEQDRLWLGTAGSGVFQINLRSQPLRIVPFNPGGLINKYVFLDGIHCDADGDLWIGTTDGLQRVNLTSQQVVTYRPDPNNPNGLSSPSAQAVFHDRSGTLWVGTSNGIDKQITHTKHFTPYKIKPSKGAVNLFVNKIHSLLVDHHDQVWLTNQFSLHRLDEQKQQLTELPLSPVGFSDQYQNYIFALLPDGPLGIWLGTRDGLYQYNASSKQYTRYPADINAQLLSRGPTGDIWLGGESGIASFNPRTHQYTYYKYKAGDTAGLPDKFVYSLLASRSGDVWVGINGKGVSRLNPATGQFTHYTAGPRPGQLNNNEVLTFYEDPNGIIWAGTNQGGLNRIDPKTGYFSPVTTQDGLPSNRVVAIAGDKAGNLWLSTNRGLCRYNPRTKAVRSYDINDGLPSNDFVENAVVTKNNRLYFGSRNGYVRFNPDSIRDDTRPFPLYVTKFKVLDRDRPLTDSVITLRHDENFLSFEFAALAYVMPERNRYAYQLVGVDNNWIQSGTRRFVSYTSLPPDDYVFRMKAANSDGIWNSQSTSLHIRILPPWWKTWWAYTLYVLALVGSIWGFIRYRSRQLRIANRLLEETVAVRTAEVSQQRNEIARQRDSLEKTLSELTSAQRQLIQKEKMASLGELTAGIAHEIQNPLNFVNNFSAISVELVEEMTEELQAGHQNDALDLADLLGQNLRKITHHGQRADAIIKGMLQHSRTSTGQKDPTDLNSLANEYLRLAYHGLRAKDKSFNARLVTEFDPNLGLIPVVAQDIGRVLLNLFNNAFYAVSEKQKRVGDDYQPEVMVSTRRTDYAIEICVHDNGIGISQTVLDKIYQPFFTTKPTGQGTGLGLSLSYDIITKGHGGELTVQTEEGKFAEFIIKFPLPA, from the coding sequence ATGAAGAGGTATGTGATGGCGGTACGCGGACGCCAGGTTAGTAAAGACCTGAGGTTCAGCACGCCTGATCATATAACAAACCAGTTATTCGCTGTTGGCCTACTTCTTCTGTTTCTGCTTGGCGTTCTCCCGTTTCAGGGGCTGAACGCTCAGCAGACCGACAATTACTTTGAGCATCTGTCGGTCCAGAATGGCCTGTCTCATAATTCCATCAATTGTATCCACCAGGACCGGGAAGGATTTCTCTGGTTTGGTACCTACGATGGGCTGAACAAGCACGATGGGTATAATTTCACTGTTTTCCAGCCCGACCCGGCGAACCCAAACCATAGCTTTCAGAGTAACAAAGTTACGGGCCTTTGCGAAGACCATACTGGCCGACTCTGGGCCGTTACGGAAGGTGGCGGCCTTCACGAAGTAGATAAACGTACCGGTCGCGTTACTCCCCATCCTGTTCGGGTAAAAAACGCCAGTCGCTGGAATAACCAGCTTTTTGTTTGCGAAGACCGACAAGGTATCCTTTGGATCAGTGCTTATGGCGGCTTAATCGCCTATAATCCAGGTAAGCGCCACTTTCGGTTATACCCATCCCCAAAAAATGAAGTTCCGGTCAAGCGGGCTTTTGAAGATCACCAGAATCGGCTGTGGGTCTCTACCGGGCAGGGGCTGTATCAGTTTAACCGGCAAACCGGCCGCTTCACGCCGTTGTATCTCGACTCACCTGCGGCCTCCCAGCCGACGTTCAACGCTTTTTATTTAGATGAGCAGGATAGGCTTTGGCTCGGCACGGCCGGCAGCGGTGTGTTTCAGATTAATCTGCGGAGTCAGCCGCTCCGGATTGTGCCGTTCAACCCCGGCGGTCTTATAAACAAATACGTCTTTCTGGACGGTATTCACTGCGATGCAGACGGCGATCTGTGGATTGGTACCACTGATGGTTTGCAGCGCGTAAATCTGACCAGCCAACAGGTTGTGACGTATCGTCCGGATCCCAATAACCCAAATGGGCTCAGCAGTCCGAGCGCCCAGGCTGTTTTTCATGATCGAAGCGGTACGCTCTGGGTGGGCACAAGCAACGGAATTGATAAACAGATTACGCATACAAAGCACTTTACGCCCTATAAAATCAAGCCTAGCAAGGGAGCAGTTAACCTGTTTGTTAATAAGATTCATAGCCTGCTGGTTGACCACCATGACCAGGTCTGGCTGACCAACCAGTTTAGTCTACACCGGCTGGATGAGCAGAAACAACAGCTGACTGAGCTTCCCCTATCGCCAGTAGGCTTTTCGGATCAATACCAGAATTACATCTTTGCTTTGTTGCCGGACGGTCCATTGGGTATCTGGCTGGGCACGCGCGACGGGTTATACCAGTACAATGCCAGTTCAAAGCAGTACACCCGTTATCCGGCAGACATTAACGCCCAACTCCTCAGCCGGGGACCGACGGGCGATATCTGGCTGGGGGGCGAAAGTGGAATCGCTTCGTTTAATCCACGCACGCATCAATACACCTACTACAAATACAAAGCTGGTGATACGGCCGGGCTGCCGGACAAGTTCGTGTACAGCCTGCTGGCCAGCCGGTCGGGCGATGTCTGGGTCGGTATCAACGGAAAAGGTGTGAGCCGGCTAAACCCGGCAACGGGCCAGTTTACGCATTACACAGCGGGTCCACGGCCCGGCCAGCTCAACAACAACGAGGTCCTGACTTTCTATGAAGATCCCAACGGGATTATCTGGGCGGGCACGAATCAGGGGGGGCTAAATCGAATTGACCCTAAAACCGGGTATTTCTCGCCTGTTACGACCCAGGATGGCCTGCCCAGTAACCGCGTCGTGGCAATAGCGGGCGATAAAGCTGGCAATTTATGGCTTAGCACCAACCGGGGACTCTGTCGTTATAATCCACGTACCAAAGCAGTCCGAAGCTACGACATCAACGACGGACTGCCCAGCAACGACTTCGTGGAGAACGCCGTTGTCACTAAAAATAACCGACTTTATTTCGGGAGCCGGAACGGGTATGTCCGCTTTAACCCCGACAGTATTCGGGACGATACCCGCCCATTTCCGCTCTACGTAACGAAGTTTAAAGTACTCGATAGGGACCGTCCATTAACCGACAGCGTCATCACGCTACGTCACGACGAAAACTTTCTTTCCTTCGAGTTTGCCGCTCTGGCGTATGTAATGCCCGAACGCAACCGCTATGCCTACCAGCTCGTTGGAGTGGATAATAACTGGATTCAGAGCGGTACCCGCCGGTTTGTGAGTTATACAAGTCTCCCTCCCGATGACTATGTGTTTCGGATGAAAGCGGCAAACAGCGACGGGATCTGGAATAGCCAGAGCACGTCGCTCCACATTCGCATTTTGCCACCCTGGTGGAAAACCTGGTGGGCCTATACCCTCTATGTTCTGGCGCTGGTCGGCAGTATCTGGGGGTTCATCCGATATCGTTCCCGGCAACTGCGGATTGCCAACCGCCTGCTCGAAGAAACAGTGGCGGTCCGAACGGCCGAAGTTAGCCAGCAACGGAACGAGATTGCCCGGCAACGCGATAGTCTCGAAAAGACCCTGTCGGAGCTGACGTCGGCCCAGAGGCAGCTGATTCAAAAAGAAAAGATGGCCTCGCTGGGTGAACTGACGGCGGGTATCGCTCACGAGATTCAGAACCCCCTCAATTTTGTCAATAACTTCTCGGCGATCAGCGTCGAACTGGTAGAAGAAATGACCGAAGAACTGCAGGCTGGCCATCAGAACGATGCGCTGGATCTGGCGGATCTGCTTGGTCAGAACCTCCGAAAGATCACGCACCACGGGCAGCGTGCCGATGCAATTATAAAAGGGATGCTTCAGCACTCCCGCACCAGCACTGGACAGAAAGACCCAACCGATCTGAACAGCTTAGCCAATGAGTATCTGCGGCTGGCTTACCACGGTCTGCGCGCGAAAGATAAAAGCTTCAACGCGCGTCTGGTTACGGAATTCGATCCGAATCTGGGTCTGATTCCGGTAGTGGCTCAGGATATAGGCCGGGTGCTGCTGAACCTGTTCAACAACGCCTTTTATGCCGTATCTGAAAAGCAGAAGCGGGTTGGCGATGATTATCAGCCGGAGGTGATGGTTAGTACCCGGCGTACCGA